The window CCGGGGCCGAACTCGTCACCAGCTTCGTGTTCGGCTCCGCCGAGCTCTACGCCTGGCTCGACCGGAACGCCCGGGTCCGGCTGCTGCGCACCGAGACGGTCAACGACCCGGCCGTGATCGCCCGCCAGCCCGCCATGACCTCGATCAACACCGCGCTGCAGGTCGACCTGCACGCGCAGGCGAACGCCTCCTATGTGCGCGGGCGGATCTACTCCGGCTTCGGCGGCCAGCCGGACTTCGTCACCGGGGCGCTGCACGCCAGGGGTGGCCACGCGATCATCGCGCTGCCCAGCTGGCACGCCAAGACCGCCACGTCGACCGTCGTCGCGGACCTGTCCGAGCCGGCCACCAGCTTCCAGCACAGCTACGTCGTCAGCGAGCACGGCGCCGCGAGCCTGTGGGGCCGGACCCACCGGCAGCAGGCTGACGGCATCATCCGCCACGTCGCCCACCCGGCCGCCCGGGAGGCGCTGACGGAACGGGCCGCGACCTGGGACGCCGCGGGAACCGCACCCGGCGGCCCGCCGCCGGGCAGCGTCCCCACCGCCCGCGTCCCCGGCTCCCGGTTGGCGGACCCGGCCTGACACCTGGAGTGGGCTTCCGGAGGCGCGCTTCGCCACTTTCGCCCGTCCCGCGGCTCGGCACGGTTCCACCGTGCGCCAGCGTCAGGTGAACCCGAGGGGCCGGTGACCTGCCGGCCGGCCCCTCGGCACGGGCGGTTGGTACGGGTCCATGGGAGTAACACGCCTTTCATCCCCCGGTCGCCGACGGGGGACGCTGGAGGTGACGAGGCGGCAAGCGTCCGCTCCTGAGGACGAGAGGGGGCAGAGATGCCGTGGACCCACGAATGGGCGATGTGGCTGCTGTACGTGGTGGTCGTCCTTTACCTGCTGAGGCCGCCGTCCCTGCGCAAGAAGTGAGCGACCTGGCGGGCCTGACCGCGCTGGTCTCGTCGCTGCGGACCGACCTGGTCACGAGCTCCCGGCGGTACGCCGACGAGATCGCGCAGGTACACCCCGCGCACCGGCGGGACGCCGAGAACCTGCTGCACTACCTGGAGCTGCGCGGCCACGACATGCGTGAGCCGCAGGAGCGGCTGACCGACCTGGGGCTGTCGTCGCTGGGCGGGTCGGAGGGGAACGTCCTGGCGACGGTCGAGGCGGTGCTGACGGCGCTGCGCGCCCTGGCCGGCGAGGCGCCAGGGCCCGCCGTGCCCGATGGTTCCCCCGCCAACCCGGCCACCGGCGACCCGGCCACCGGCGGGGTCCCGACGTTCGCCGAAAGCCGCGAGATGCTCATCGCGAGCACCGAGGCGCTGCTGGGCCCGACGCCGGCGGGCCGGTCGACCCGGATCATGGTCACCCTGCCGGGGTCGGCGGCCGACGACTTTCCGCTGGTGCGCGCGCTCGTCGAGCGGGGCATGGACTGCGCGCGGATCAACTGCGCGCACGACGAGCCGCGTGACTGGGCGAAGATGATCGCCAACGTGCGGAAGGCGGCGGCCGAGATCGGGCGGCCGTGCCTCGTGGCGATGGACCTCGCCGGGCCCAAGCTGCGTACGGGGCCGCTCACGGCGGGACCCCGGGTCGTGCGCCTGCGTCCCGCGCGCAACGCCTACGGCCGCGTCACGGCGCCCGCGGAATGCTGGCTGGTCGACGCGGCCCCGCCGACGGCGGGCGCGGGCGCGGGCGCGGGCGCGCCGGATGATCCCGCCCTGGATGTCTCGTCGTCACCGTCGCCGGCCGACGCGCCGTCCCGCGACGAGGTCCCCGCGGGCGCGGTCACGGTGCCGGTGCCGGGTGCCTTCCTGGCGAGGCTGCGCCCGGGCCACCAGATCCGGCTGCGCGACACCCGTGGGGCCCATCGTTCGCTGCGGGTCACCGAGGTGACGGCCACCGCCGCCCGGGTCGAGACCGACCAGACGACCTATCTCGGCGTCGGCACTCCGCTGCGGGTCGACCTCG of the Pseudofrankia saprophytica genome contains:
- a CDS encoding pyruvate kinase, with product MSDLAGLTALVSSLRTDLVTSSRRYADEIAQVHPAHRRDAENLLHYLELRGHDMREPQERLTDLGLSSLGGSEGNVLATVEAVLTALRALAGEAPGPAVPDGSPANPATGDPATGGVPTFAESREMLIASTEALLGPTPAGRSTRIMVTLPGSAADDFPLVRALVERGMDCARINCAHDEPRDWAKMIANVRKAAAEIGRPCLVAMDLAGPKLRTGPLTAGPRVVRLRPARNAYGRVTAPAECWLVDAAPPTAGAGAGAGAPDDPALDVSSSPSPADAPSRDEVPAGAVTVPVPGAFLARLRPGHQIRLRDTRGAHRSLRVTEVTATAARVETDQTTYLGVGTPLRVDLVPGAAIAALSGRPTLSAGIGELPALEQALRLGVGDELVLTRDLSPAQPPAPGDVARIGCTLPDVFTQIRAGHRVWFDDGKIGTVVTDVGPHDLRLRVTDAPPAGARLRAGKGINLPDTELPISALTSKDEADLAFVAVHADIVSMSFVRDPDDVARLRAVLAAAGRADIGIILKIETLRAFANLPQLLLAVLRERRVGVMIARGDLAVECGYERLAELQEEILWLCEAAHVPVVWATQVLDQLARTGRPTRAEITDAAMSGRAECVMLNKGPHITDAVTVLDDVLTRMSDHQHKKSPLLRELRSWHTGP